The sequence below is a genomic window from Glycine max cultivar Williams 82 chromosome 20, Glycine_max_v4.0, whole genome shotgun sequence.
TTTCTTAAAGGATCAAATCAATATTTCTGTATCTTAAATTCTCTTGTGATAGgcaatttagtttaaatatgttATCATAATACAAGTTATTATATTCAATATAGTGGCCAAACCTGGGAAACTAATGCAGGATCACTGCTCTTTTCTTTGTGTATTCTGAGTTAtttccttgtttttcttttggttttgttttttaatgtaGTTTCCATTGTACTAACTAGTCACATGGAAAGCATTTGAACTTCTAATGACTGGAAAGCTGGGTTTAGATGTGACTTACATAATTTGGCTTGGACTTGGTAATATACAATTAACCTGATATAAATAGCCCTTGGGACTTTGCATTTTCTTTATCCTACTTTTAGCAGTAATTCTGTTACTAAGCTGCTATTTTCTACTTTCCTTGTATCAAGTGGTACTAAAACCATGGTGAGGCATAGAGTAGAATTTGAATTGTCTTGACATATGCTTGAAGATTTGTCATGTGTAATACATGCTTCATAGTGAAAGGCATCATGTGGAAGCACGGAAAATAAACAAGGCACTTGTAGGCAGTCTGGAAAGTAGTCTAGAGTAAGACATCATTGTATAAGAGACTTCTCCACCAATTTATAATATCTTGATGAATCATAGATCCTGAAAAGGCACTTGATTTACCACATTAAGACTTCAatgaataaattgttttttagttGGTACAATCaagaaatcacaaaacaaatggACGATGATATGCCAaatcaatgataaaaaatattcataatatatTCCAGAAAACTTTCCTCTTGAAATTTCAATATTATAATACCAAGTTTTAGACACTTGAGCTTTTAGAATTTTCAGTATtagaaaatattgatttattgaGTCAGATACCAACCtattaatggtttttttttaaacagataattaattgtattgataaaaaaaaacgagGTACAAGAAGAGGATATAAGGTACCAGGGGTTCCTATCCCAGGGAAAATAAACAGAAATGAAAATTGTATCCTCTTCCCTACAACCCAACGAAAATCAACTCCACCCCCCTATATAAGTGACCATACAAACAAAAAGCAATTGATGAAGAATAGTAGTTGAGCATGAGCCGGCAATATCGAAGCCCTAAAAAAAATCCCCCATACTATACCAACTGTGATTAGTTTCCTTGATAGCATCCAGCGAGGTCACGAATCACTTCAGATTTGCTATGCACGTCTTAATATTTGATGTCCACTGCACATAAGAGTAAGAAAAGCCTTTGTTTGATCCCTTCATCCATGACCATGACCAGAATGAAATATTCTCCAAAAGGGTTGATAATTCAAAGGATCCTCCCTTAAAGATACAATTATTTCTGCATGTCCAAATGTTCCAAACTATGGAGCACCAGACTGTTCTCCAAGCTTCCTTCATCCTTCTCAAACCATTCGGCACCACATGTTGTAAAAGGCATGATTGGGCTTCCCGTGGTAAAACAGTTGTAGTGTCAATCCAACTATAACAAACATCCCAAATACTTCTCATAACAgggcacaaaaaaaataaatgcataaCACTTTATGGTGCTAGTGGAAGGGATCTTAAAGCTCATATTTGAgccacaaaataattttaaggttttaaaatattcaaaatttcaaaatatctttgaatatgGAGTGGAAGATTTCAAGACCGAGCTAAAAATTGAAGTGAAGGGGAACTGATGTAAGACAATAGGGGTCAATTATAAGACCCGAGAAAACTGTAGAAGAAaccattaaaaaataactttgctTGAATTGTTTTTTGATATAGCCCAATGGCATTGATTGATCTGTGTAGCTGAATCATATAGCAAGGTCAAGGTATAACGTATGTGTTTTTGTTTCATATCTTTCTTGGAAAATGTGATCTATCATTATGACTCTTCTGTATTATATTGCTTGTGATTGAAACCAGTTTTTTCCATGCCATTTTATATATCTCAGGTCTCTGCTGAGTTTGCATTTGTTTTAAACTGAAACATATTTTGGTTTTGCAGCTCCAAGAAGGTTTCTGTTTCGCCATACATTGGGTCGATTCCAAAGTGAGGAGGTATTACTCAGTTGAACAATCAAGATGCATCCCTTATCTATGTTCTTACGTACTGCTGCTCTCTATTTGTGATGCATAACctgctttttcttattttgtaacTTGATTTCTTAAGATCTTTACTTTTTACATGAATGTTTATGAAGGCGCGATATGCTAGAATTGAGAAGAATGTAAAGGACTTGAACCTTTCAGTGGATTTACTGAAGAAGGAGAATGCAAAATTGCTTCAAAGGACAACTCTTGCTGAGAAGGAAATGAAATATGGGCATACGGAACTAGTGTATGTATAATCAGTTAAAGGATGTGACTTATTTGATTAACTGCTTAAGTATGCCTTAAGTTTATTAATTccaataaatgattaaattcatAGGAGTGCCGGAACCCAATTTCAACAGCTGGCAAAATCAGCATACAAGGTTGAAACCCGAGCTGCTGgtatgttttctttctttctttttcttttaagtaaACTTGCGATAAAATATCGAatttaattgtaatatatactgataatataatttttttttatagtgtcATCCAATCATGGATCAATGTGTAATTGAAATTGGATCAATGTATAATTgcaatttataattgaaattattgacttttgtaaaaattagtttaacaaacatatttaaggtgatttttaattgattggtAGTATCAAAACTTAATTGATtatgtatcaaaattaaacactTTAGTACACAAagttaacaaattatttttatcccaATCCCAtgctttgttaaaaaaataaaaaataaaataaggagcTCTTTAAAATGTGAAGTTAGCTACATGGATCATACGTTGTCATTTAActccattaatatttttcattccatgtttcttttttcttttaaaaaagaagaaaatcaggAGTTCCTTTTGTGATTCTCTCTTTCTTATTTGCTTTGGGTATTGTTTGTGATATATATTGTGGCCTTAGAATTTAccctcattttatcatccttCAGATTTGCTTGACAAGCTGCGGTATATACCTAGTCGTGAAGCTCTGGCACTTCGAGCTGAGGCAAGCCAACTTTGTCTTATTGTGTGTTTCCCAAAAGTTCAGTAATGTTCATTTCtcattgtttttctctcttcctcAAACACGTGACAGGTTGCTTCCATGGCTTCAAATTTGAAGCGTCAGAGATCTTCGCTGAACAAACGGATAATGAAGATCAACGAGTTAGGGGTTCCTGTGTGATTGAATTAATGGACAAGTTGTGGACCTTCTCTTGATGCACCCCCAGTTTTACTGAATAAATTCTCCTGTTAAAGTAGATAGTTCTACGTATAATGCAGACCCATGTCCCGGGgcatctttttttgttttcaaatgatCAGTCTCTTtcatgcaatatatatataactttcaggcaatatactatttttaacaaaaaatctaCTTATGAATTACTTTACATTGATTTTTCAAATCCCCCTAAAAAGATAGGTGTCATAAAAATGGATTTGCAAAAATAtcctaattttgtttttgtcctGTCTTATAAACactttgaaattcaaatgatgagataattttgaaaagctgAGAGAACATAAAAGGGCATAAACTTTTTATTAGAATCAATCTCGGTCAGTGCAcgcgcatatatatatatatccattgTGTTGGACGAAAGAAACTTTAGTATAACTATAAATCagagtttaagtttttttatattaatttggaCGATAAAAAGGTCTAACACATTAGATACTAGTTTTTGCTAAGGCTTTTGGACGCATGCTCTTTTGTAGCACGGGGGACGttaaatttttctttggaaaacatatatgataaattcaGTGTTTTATGCATTTACTTGCTCCTTTATAGCATGTTGGACGCTATCATATATggtctttcaaaaaaataaaaattaaaccataTATGGAATGGTCAAAGAGATAAATGTTAACtaagttttagattttttttgtggtatctacaaaaactaaaaagtattattttgagagtttctttactattttttttcaaacatttagTAGAAAAGTTGTTAAGAGTTCCTCTAACTTGTATCTAAACAATCTCAAAGTGTGAATGGTAAAATTCCTAGCAAACAATAAAGGTTGTTTAATTAACTACAGaattagaatttaaataaattaaaaaaaaattggtatacAAAGAGAGAAATAGAATTGAGTTAGttacataaattataaattttaggtgaaataaaataatagattaattttaattcaattaggaaaAACATTGAGATTAaagttcattttattataataatttttttatgtgataaaataaaataatagattaacttaaatttaatatcctaatcttttgtttgtgtttataaatgttatataattatttcacTATGATTGGTTTAGtggtgaaaaatttaaaattcactatatatatatatatatatatatatatatatatatatatatatatatatataaatcatataacttccttttatatttattaaagaaaattagaaaaagtgtgttattataaaaaaattagtatttattaaatatatttttggcttaaatatgtttttggtccctgataaatatacattttttgtgtttggtccttgataaattttttctttggattgggcccctaatatttcaaaaattttgtCTTAGGTCTCTACCATTAGTTCGTAATCGTTATCTGCCTACGTGACCGATAACTAGACAAGTAGGAGTGTGATTTGTCCTGTCACATCGAAATAAGTGCACATGTAAGCTAATGACGTGTTTGTTCACGTGTGAcactatattttaattaaaatataattttattaaaacataataaaaaatatttagggtTTTAGGTAATGCCCAAACATT
It includes:
- the LOC100780119 gene encoding RGS1-HXK1-interacting protein 1, with product MAETDSSSSSDGEPSQSLASIAENLQRSAIQSARTVQHSSSTHFRAFQNFLPEAVSQYRTYEDAFVNKVKDGLMIAKENPAVSAGVAISAALLAMRAPRRFLFRHTLGRFQSEEARYARIEKNVKDLNLSVDLLKKENAKLLQRTTLAEKEMKYGHTELVSAGTQFQQLAKSAYKVETRAADLLDKLRYIPSREALALRAEVASMASNLKRQRSSLNKRIMKINELGVPV